The following proteins are co-located in the Planococcus plakortidis genome:
- a CDS encoding gamma-glutamylcyclotransferase family protein, with amino-acid sequence MYLFAYGTLKRGGKYHFYLEEAELVEERVTISGSLYDTGLGYPALALAGDDVIQGELYDIPEVLWPAINDLEDYSGDAKKDLYDRLTIDVETARGTKKAIVYTAKAERLLKEYIPEGVWDVERSFVK; translated from the coding sequence ATGTATTTATTCGCATACGGCACCTTGAAAAGGGGCGGCAAATACCATTTCTACCTGGAAGAAGCGGAGTTGGTGGAAGAACGCGTGACGATCTCGGGAAGCTTATACGACACAGGGCTGGGCTATCCGGCGCTGGCGCTGGCTGGAGACGATGTCATCCAGGGAGAGCTTTACGATATCCCTGAGGTCCTGTGGCCGGCGATCAACGATCTGGAGGATTATTCGGGAGATGCCAAAAAGGATCTATACGACCGCCTGACGATCGATGTCGAAACCGCACGTGGCACGAAAAAAGCGATTGTCTATACGGCGAAAGCGGAGCGATTGTTGAAGGAATATATCCCGGAAGGCGTATGGGATGTGGAACGGTCGTTTGTGAAATAA
- a CDS encoding DUF951 domain-containing protein: protein MEMKEFGLNDIVEMKKGHPCGANAWKIIRMGADIRIKCEGCQHSVMLPRAEFNKKMKKVLVKAEAE, encoded by the coding sequence ATGGAAATGAAGGAATTCGGGCTGAACGATATTGTCGAGATGAAAAAAGGGCATCCATGCGGGGCGAACGCCTGGAAAATTATCCGCATGGGCGCCGACATCCGCATCAAATGTGAAGGCTGCCAGCATAGCGTCATGCTGCCGCGGGCCGAGTTCAATAAAAAAATGAAAAAGGTATTGGTGAAAGCCGAGGCGGAATGA
- the ssb gene encoding single-stranded DNA-binding protein has translation MINRVVLVGRLTKDPDLRYTPSGAAVARFTLAVNRTFSNAQGEREADFINCTVWRKQAENTANFLKKGSLAGVEGRIQTGSYEGQDGKRVYTTEVVADSVQFLEPKSANSGDRSNDRSYGQQPSYQQNQPSSPSQHNNTRVDDDPFSSGSGKIEVSDDDLPF, from the coding sequence ATGATCAACCGGGTTGTATTGGTCGGAAGACTGACAAAAGATCCTGATCTTCGCTACACGCCAAGCGGGGCGGCAGTGGCCCGTTTTACACTTGCTGTAAACCGGACATTCTCCAATGCGCAAGGTGAACGCGAAGCGGATTTTATCAATTGTACCGTTTGGCGCAAGCAGGCTGAAAACACAGCGAATTTCCTTAAAAAAGGAAGCCTCGCCGGTGTTGAAGGCCGCATTCAGACTGGCAGCTACGAGGGTCAGGATGGTAAGCGGGTTTATACGACAGAAGTGGTGGCGGACAGCGTTCAATTCCTTGAACCGAAAAGCGCCAATTCCGGAGATCGTTCGAACGATCGCTCGTATGGGCAGCAGCCGTCTTATCAACAGAACCAACCGTCTAGTCCAAGTCAGCATAACAACACTCGTGTAGATGACGATCCGTTCTCAAGCGGAAGCGGGAAGATCGAAGTTTCGGATGACGATCTGCCGTTCTAA
- the rplI gene encoding 50S ribosomal protein L9, protein MKVIFLKDVKNVGKKGDIKNVADGYAHNFLLKNNLAVEADQAAMSKLAGQQKKQEKEAEQELDEAKALKEKLEALTVELTAKSGEGGRLFGSITSKQIAKELEKKHGHKIDKRKMELDDAIRALGYTNVPVKLHQDVTATLRVHVTEEA, encoded by the coding sequence ATGAAAGTGATTTTCTTGAAAGACGTAAAAAATGTAGGCAAAAAAGGCGATATCAAAAACGTGGCGGACGGCTACGCGCACAACTTCCTGTTGAAAAACAATTTGGCAGTGGAAGCGGACCAGGCAGCGATGAGCAAACTCGCGGGCCAGCAGAAGAAACAGGAGAAAGAAGCCGAGCAGGAGCTTGACGAAGCGAAAGCGCTGAAAGAAAAACTTGAAGCGCTGACGGTCGAATTGACGGCGAAGTCCGGAGAGGGCGGCCGCCTGTTCGGCTCGATCACTTCAAAGCAGATCGCCAAGGAACTCGAGAAGAAACACGGCCATAAAATCGACAAGCGCAAAATGGAGCTCGATGACGCCATACGCGCGCTTGGCTACACGAATGTGCCGGTGAAATTGCACCAAGATGTAACCGCGACACTTCGCGTGCACGTGACTGAAGAAGCGTAA
- a CDS encoding DUF3267 domain-containing protein has translation MKPHRIIDLNIEEIAPKALWFNIVLVIAFALAYQLFREPLSFGFSLFGIAYFVGGYALLIVLHELFHLIGFVAFGKVPVSSLQYGLNLKLGIAYATSDQPVKNRAMRAVLLLPFWTTAVLPTVIGFWLGDQVLVLLGAMLTAGAFGDFLMYRELRKEPNDAWILDDPKLPRLHVYSSYPMLDE, from the coding sequence GTGAAACCGCATAGAATCATCGATTTGAATATAGAGGAAATCGCACCGAAAGCGCTGTGGTTCAATATAGTGCTCGTCATCGCCTTTGCGCTCGCCTACCAGTTATTCCGCGAACCGCTGTCATTCGGCTTTTCGCTGTTCGGCATCGCTTATTTTGTAGGCGGTTATGCATTATTGATCGTGCTGCACGAATTATTCCATTTGATCGGCTTTGTCGCCTTCGGCAAGGTGCCAGTGTCGTCGCTGCAATATGGCCTAAACCTGAAACTGGGCATCGCCTATGCGACAAGCGATCAGCCCGTGAAAAACCGGGCCATGCGGGCGGTCTTGCTATTGCCATTTTGGACGACAGCCGTTCTGCCGACCGTCATCGGCTTTTGGCTCGGCGATCAAGTACTTGTCCTGCTCGGCGCCATGCTGACAGCCGGCGCGTTCGGCGATTTCCTTATGTACCGTGAACTGCGCAAGGAACCGAACGATGCGTGGATACTGGACGACCCGAAGCTCCCCCGCCTCCACGTCTATTCCAGCTATCCAATGCTAGATGAATGA
- a CDS encoding YybS family protein gives MPNQKTRQLTNGAMMTALFAVLLAVSVYVPVLSLISTLFLALPIAWYSAKYPVKASALVAVVGAVLSFLIGGLLSLPLALIHIPLGLVVGLSIQYKKSKLFMFMGSSIVLLVSLMVQYVAAIALFGINFLEEFMATMRSLYEQAGTWLERLGSESTQEYEELVAQFMLTFETLLPTLLVLSVFTTVWVLLLILLPILKRVGVAVPKFPPFREMRLPKSVLWYYLIVILVSLLSDFEQGTMAYLIFANASMLLQFLLFLQGVSFYHFYIHQEGWPRWVMVVVTVLAFPLQSFTSIIGILDLGFDIRGWIKRAHEFKGK, from the coding sequence ATGCCTAACCAAAAGACACGTCAATTGACGAATGGAGCCATGATGACGGCGCTGTTTGCCGTCTTATTGGCTGTTTCTGTATATGTACCGGTGCTGAGTTTGATCAGTACTTTGTTTTTGGCATTGCCGATTGCTTGGTATAGCGCCAAGTATCCGGTGAAGGCGTCGGCGCTGGTCGCAGTGGTCGGGGCCGTGTTAAGCTTTCTGATCGGCGGATTGCTGTCTTTGCCTTTGGCGTTGATCCACATTCCGCTGGGGCTTGTGGTCGGGCTGTCGATCCAGTATAAAAAAAGCAAGTTGTTCATGTTCATGGGTTCGAGCATCGTGCTGCTGGTGTCATTGATGGTGCAGTATGTGGCAGCGATCGCCTTGTTCGGCATCAACTTCCTTGAGGAATTCATGGCGACGATGCGCAGTTTATATGAACAGGCGGGAACGTGGCTTGAGCGGCTTGGATCGGAATCGACACAGGAATACGAGGAGCTTGTCGCGCAGTTCATGCTGACGTTCGAGACCTTGCTGCCGACATTATTGGTCTTATCGGTCTTTACGACGGTTTGGGTCTTGCTGTTGATCCTGCTGCCGATTTTGAAACGGGTCGGCGTTGCGGTACCGAAATTCCCGCCGTTCCGCGAGATGCGCTTGCCGAAAAGCGTGCTATGGTATTATTTGATCGTCATTTTGGTATCTTTGCTGTCGGATTTTGAGCAAGGGACCATGGCGTATTTGATTTTCGCGAATGCCTCGATGCTTCTGCAGTTTTTGCTGTTTTTGCAGGGGGTATCGTTCTATCATTTCTATATCCACCAAGAGGGCTGGCCCCGCTGGGTGATGGTTGTTGTGACGGTTCTTGCATTTCCTTTGCAGTCGTTTACGAGCATCATCGGGATTTTGGATCTCGGCTTCGACATCAGGGGCTGGATCAAGCGGGCGCACGAGTTTAAAGGAAAGTAA
- a CDS encoding DHH family phosphoesterase, translating into MSAFFRKRNLRYPLLALLALGMAAVILISLWSEWGAGIFAILYGAAITSAWVLEKRNYEETEKHIETLSYRMKKVGEEALLEMPIGILLVNENQQVEWANPYITSALDYETLIGESIYSLSEDFNQLIKSTESNEMVITLEGRKYRVYYRADDRLFYLFDITEQVEIETLYHADRTVIGILFIDNYDELSQGMDDQVRSNLNSLVTSLINRWGADNGIFVKRISSDRFMAVFNESILQQLEETKFTVLDDIREVTAKDNMALTLSIGVGAGSASLIELGAMAQSGLDLVLGRGGDQVAIKHPSGKVKFYGGKTNPVEKRTRVRARVISHALRDLIQESDQVFVMGHKMPDMDSIGAAVGVAKMAEMNRVKGRIVIDFDEYDRSVMRLMEEIESDPDLFERFITPEEAISEMTEHSLLVVVDTHKPSMVIDERLLQRMERVVLIDHHRRGEEFITNTMLVYMEPYASSTAELVTELIEYQPKHEKLTMLEATAMLAGIIVDTKSFTLRTGARTFEAASYLRSNGADTVLVQRLLKEDLDTYIERAKIVQSVEFVGDGIAIAKGEPGRIYSPVLIAQTADILLTMKDVNASFVIAERTEGGVGISARSLGEVNVQVIMENLGGGGHLTNAATQMPDATLEEAVEQLKAVLTENDEGGSEE; encoded by the coding sequence ATGTCGGCTTTTTTCAGGAAACGTAACCTAAGATACCCATTGCTGGCATTGCTGGCTCTTGGAATGGCCGCTGTCATCCTCATCTCCCTGTGGTCGGAATGGGGCGCGGGCATTTTCGCCATCCTCTACGGGGCGGCGATCACCTCGGCGTGGGTACTGGAAAAACGCAACTATGAAGAGACCGAAAAGCATATCGAAACACTGTCTTACCGAATGAAGAAAGTCGGGGAGGAAGCATTGCTCGAGATGCCGATCGGGATTTTGCTGGTCAATGAAAACCAGCAGGTCGAATGGGCCAACCCTTATATCACCTCGGCGCTCGATTACGAGACCTTGATCGGGGAATCGATTTACAGTTTATCCGAGGATTTCAACCAATTGATCAAATCCACGGAATCGAATGAAATGGTCATTACGCTAGAAGGCCGCAAATATCGCGTCTATTACCGCGCGGATGACCGCTTGTTCTACTTGTTCGATATTACCGAGCAAGTGGAGATCGAAACTTTATACCATGCGGACCGGACCGTCATCGGCATCCTGTTCATCGACAATTACGATGAATTGTCGCAAGGGATGGACGATCAGGTACGCAGCAACTTGAATAGCCTCGTAACCTCCCTGATCAACCGGTGGGGCGCCGATAACGGCATTTTCGTGAAGCGGATTTCCTCGGACCGCTTTATGGCCGTATTCAATGAATCGATCCTCCAACAATTGGAGGAAACCAAATTCACCGTGCTCGATGACATCCGGGAAGTGACCGCGAAAGACAATATGGCACTGACACTGAGCATCGGGGTCGGGGCGGGTTCCGCTTCCTTGATCGAACTGGGGGCCATGGCGCAGTCGGGGCTCGATCTGGTGCTTGGGCGCGGCGGCGACCAAGTGGCGATCAAGCATCCGAGCGGCAAGGTCAAATTCTACGGAGGCAAAACCAACCCCGTCGAAAAACGCACGAGAGTCCGCGCACGCGTCATTTCGCATGCGCTTCGTGATTTGATCCAGGAAAGCGACCAAGTCTTTGTCATGGGCCATAAAATGCCCGATATGGACTCGATCGGCGCCGCGGTCGGCGTCGCCAAAATGGCGGAAATGAACCGCGTCAAAGGCCGCATCGTCATCGATTTCGATGAATACGACCGCAGTGTCATGCGCTTGATGGAAGAAATCGAAAGCGATCCCGACTTGTTCGAGCGTTTCATTACCCCGGAAGAGGCAATATCGGAAATGACCGAGCATTCGCTGCTCGTCGTGGTCGATACGCATAAACCGTCGATGGTCATCGATGAACGCCTGCTCCAGCGAATGGAGCGCGTCGTGTTGATCGACCATCACAGAAGAGGCGAGGAATTCATCACCAATACGATGCTCGTCTATATGGAGCCGTACGCCTCGTCCACGGCGGAGCTCGTGACCGAATTGATCGAATACCAGCCGAAACATGAGAAATTGACGATGCTCGAAGCGACAGCAATGCTTGCCGGAATCATCGTCGACACGAAAAGCTTTACGCTGCGTACCGGTGCCAGGACCTTTGAAGCGGCATCGTACCTGCGTTCGAACGGTGCCGATACCGTGCTCGTCCAGCGCTTGCTGAAAGAAGATCTCGATACGTATATCGAGCGGGCGAAAATCGTCCAGAGCGTGGAATTCGTCGGCGACGGCATCGCCATCGCAAAAGGCGAGCCGGGGCGCATCTACAGCCCGGTATTGATCGCACAGACGGCGGACATCCTGCTGACGATGAAAGACGTCAACGCGTCGTTTGTCATCGCAGAACGAACGGAAGGCGGCGTCGGCATCAGCGCCCGTTCGCTCGGCGAAGTCAACGTGCAAGTCATCATGGAAAATCTCGGCGGCGGAGGCCATTTAACGAATGCGGCCACGCAAATGCCGGATGCAACACTCGAAGAAGCGGTCGAACAATTAAAGGCCGTATTAACGGAAAATGATGAAGGAGGATCTGAAGAATGA
- the ychF gene encoding redox-regulated ATPase YchF: MALTAGIVGLPNVGKSTLFNAITKAGAEAANYPFCTIDPNVGIVEVPDERLDKLTELVEPKKTIPTAFEFTDIAGIVKGASKGEGLGNKFLAHIREVDAITQVVRCFADDNITHVSGGVDPVSDIEVINLELVLADMESIEKRIARNAKLLKQKDKDAVAEEPVLAKLREAFENGKLARSIDFTEDELKIAKGLNLLTLKPMLYVANVSEDEIADAESNEYVQQVRDYAAGHDSDVIVVCAKIEEEMAELDEEEKEMFLEELGIEESGLDQLVKAAYNLLGLATYFTAGVQEVRAWTFKKGMKAPQCAGIIHSDFERGFIRAETVAYEDLVEAGSMAAAKEAGKVRQEGKEYLVKDGDVMLFRFNV, encoded by the coding sequence TTGGCATTAACTGCAGGGATTGTAGGATTACCAAACGTGGGGAAATCCACATTATTCAACGCTATTACGAAAGCGGGCGCCGAAGCGGCGAACTACCCGTTCTGTACGATAGATCCAAACGTCGGCATCGTCGAAGTGCCTGATGAGCGCCTCGATAAATTGACGGAATTGGTCGAACCGAAAAAGACCATCCCGACGGCGTTCGAATTCACGGACATTGCCGGTATCGTCAAAGGCGCCAGTAAAGGGGAAGGGCTCGGGAATAAATTTCTGGCCCATATCCGCGAAGTGGATGCCATCACCCAAGTGGTCCGCTGTTTCGCCGATGACAATATCACACACGTCTCAGGCGGCGTGGATCCGGTATCGGACATCGAAGTCATCAATCTCGAACTCGTACTTGCGGATATGGAAAGTATCGAAAAGCGCATCGCGCGCAATGCGAAACTATTGAAGCAAAAAGACAAAGACGCTGTCGCAGAGGAGCCGGTCCTGGCGAAACTTCGCGAAGCTTTCGAGAACGGCAAATTGGCCCGTTCGATCGACTTCACGGAAGATGAGCTGAAAATCGCAAAAGGCTTGAATCTGTTGACGCTCAAGCCGATGTTGTACGTAGCGAACGTATCGGAAGATGAAATTGCCGATGCGGAGAGCAACGAATACGTCCAGCAAGTGCGCGATTACGCGGCGGGACACGATTCCGACGTCATCGTCGTATGTGCGAAGATCGAAGAGGAAATGGCAGAGCTTGACGAGGAAGAGAAAGAAATGTTCCTCGAAGAACTCGGCATCGAAGAATCAGGGCTTGATCAATTGGTCAAAGCCGCTTACAATTTGCTCGGACTCGCCACATACTTCACCGCCGGCGTGCAGGAAGTGCGGGCATGGACATTCAAAAAAGGCATGAAAGCCCCGCAATGTGCGGGCATCATCCACTCCGACTTCGAGCGCGGCTTTATTCGCGCCGAAACCGTTGCCTATGAAGATCTGGTGGAAGCCGGTTCGATGGCAGCAGCGAAAGAAGCCGGAAAAGTGCGCCAGGAAGGCAAGGAATACCTTGTCAAAGACGGCGATGTCATGCTCTTCAGATTCAATGTATAA
- the rpsF gene encoding 30S ribosomal protein S6, which produces MREYELMYIVRPNIEEDAKKALVERFSEILTSNGAEIIESKEWGKRRLAYEINDFKEGFYQIVKANAGSEAINEFTRLANINEDIIRHIAVRQDV; this is translated from the coding sequence ATGAGAGAATACGAACTAATGTACATTGTACGCCCGAACATTGAAGAGGACGCGAAGAAAGCGCTAGTTGAGCGTTTCAGCGAAATCCTGACTTCTAACGGTGCGGAAATCATCGAGTCGAAAGAATGGGGTAAACGCCGTTTGGCTTATGAAATCAATGATTTCAAAGAAGGTTTCTACCAGATCGTGAAAGCGAACGCTGGATCTGAAGCTATCAACGAGTTTACACGTCTTGCGAACATCAATGAAGACATTATCCGCCACATCGCTGTACGCCAAGACGTATAA
- the rpsR gene encoding 30S ribosomal protein S18 — MAPRRGGKKRKKVCYFTSNNITRIDYKDTDLLKKFISERGKILPRRVTGTSAKWQRRLTIAVKRARIMALLPFVAEDK; from the coding sequence ATGGCACCACGTCGCGGAGGCAAGAAGCGTAAAAAGGTTTGTTATTTCACTTCAAACAACATTACACGCATCGACTACAAAGACACTGATTTGCTTAAGAAATTCATTTCTGAGCGAGGCAAAATTTTGCCACGTCGTGTTACGGGCACAAGCGCTAAATGGCAACGTCGTTTGACGATTGCAGTTAAACGCGCTCGTATCATGGCACTTCTACCGTTCGTAGCGGAAGATAAATAA